The Acidobacteriota bacterium region CAATTAAATATTAGCAATAATCAATGACCAATAATCCCACCAATCCGAAATGACCGATGACCATTGATCAATGAAAAATGATCGATGAACTCCGCCCTGCCCCGACTCACCGATTCACCCATTAACCCATTCACCGATTCACCGTTTATTCGATATTCTGAATCTGCTCCCGGAGCTTTTCGATGTCGGCCTTGAGGTCGATGCCCAGGCGGCTGATCTCGATGAGATCGGTCTTCGACAGGATGGTGTTCGCCTCGCGGTTGAGCTCCTGCAGGATGAAGTCGAGCTTCTTGCCCGCCGGCCCGCCGGCGGCGAGCACATCGCGGAACTGCTGCAGGTGGGAGCGGAAGCGGTCCAGCTCCTCGGCGATGTCGGCGCGCTCCGCCTGATAGGCCGCCTCCTGGAGCAGCCGCGCCGGGTCCGGCTCCCCCGCCCCGGTCAGCAGCTCCCCCAGCCGCTTCTGCCAGCGCGCCAGACAGTGCTGCCGCACCGTCTCCTGGTGCGCGGCGATCGCTTCGATCCGGACGGTGACGGCGTCCAGGATCCCGGCCATCACTTCCCGCAGATTCGCCCCTTCCCGGGCGCGCATCGCCGCGAAGGCGGCCAGCACCTCGCGGAGCAATTCCAGCAGCCCGGCCTGGAATGCGGCGTCGGCCGTCGCCGACTCGGCGGACGCCTTGAGCACGCCGGGCAGGGTGAGTAAATCCCGCATCTGCAGGGTCAGCTTCAGCTCGTCGGCCAGCGGCGCGAGCTGCGCGTGGAACTGGCGGACGAGGTCGGTGTTGAGCGGCGGCGCGCCGCCGGCGGCCGGCTGCAGCTCCACCCAGACGTCCACCCGGCCGCGCTGCAGCGCCGCCTTGACGGTGTCGCGCACCGCCTGCTCCAGCTCCACGGAGGCCGCCGGGAACTTGAGAAAAATGTCCAGGTAGCGGTTGTTCACCGCCTTCATCTGGATCGACACAAGATAGCCGCCGATGGCCCGGGAGCCGCTGGCGAAACCGGTCATGGAATGGAGTGTGCCCATCGCGTCCTCACGCTTCGTTGCGGAATTGGATGTCGTGCAGCTTCTTGTACACCGCGCCCAAGGCCAGCAGCTCGTCGTGGGTGCCCGTCTCCACGATGCGGCCGCGATCCAGCACGATGATCCGGCCGGCGTTGCGCACGGTGCTCAGCCGGTGGGCGATGACGAAGGTCGTCCGGTTCTGCATCAGGTTGGCCAGCGCCTGCTGGACCAGGCTCTCCGACTCGCTGTCCAGCGACGAGGTCGCCTCGTCGAGCACCAGCAGCGGCGCGTCGCGGAGCAACGCCCGGGCGATGGCCAGCCGCTGGCGCTCGCCCCCCGAGAGCCGCGCGCCACGCTCGCCGATGATCGTGTCATACCCCTGGGGCATCTTGACGATGAAGTCGTGGGCCAGCGCCGCCCGCGCCGCCGCCTCGAGCCGGTCGGCGGACACGTCGCCGGAGCCGTAGCTGAGATTGTTGCGCACCGTGTCGTTGAAGAGGAAGGTCTCCTGGGTGACGATGGCGATCTGGCGGCGCAGCGAGTCGAGGCGGACGTCGCGCAGGTCGACGCCGTCGATCCGGATGGCCCCGCCGGTGGGATCGAAGAACCGCGGGATCAGGTTGGCCAGCGTGCTCTTGCCCGCCCCCGAGCTGCCGACGATGGCCAGCACCTCACCCCGGGGCACCCGCAGGTCGATCGCCTCGAGCACCGGCACCGGCTCATCGCCCGGCCGCTCGTAGTGGAACGACACGTGGTCGAAGACGATGTCGCGGCGCATGGGCGGCAGCTCCGCGGCGTCGGATCGCTCGGCGACCCGCTCGTCCTCCTCGAGCACCTCAAAGATGCGGTCCACCGAGGCGAACGTCTGCTGGAAGCCCAGGTGCATCCGCGAAATGCGACGCACCGGGTCGTAGAGCCGCACCAGCGAGGTCAGGAACACGGCGAACGCGCCTACGGTGAGCGCGCCGGCCTGGATTCGGAAGTGGGCATACACCAGGAAGGGGACGAAGATCAGGACGCCGATCAGCTCCATCAGCGGCG contains the following coding sequences:
- a CDS encoding YicC family protein, which codes for MGTLHSMTGFASGSRAIGGYLVSIQMKAVNNRYLDIFLKFPAASVELEQAVRDTVKAALQRGRVDVWVELQPAAGGAPPLNTDLVRQFHAQLAPLADELKLTLQMRDLLTLPGVLKASAESATADAAFQAGLLELLREVLAAFAAMRAREGANLREVMAGILDAVTVRIEAIAAHQETVRQHCLARWQKRLGELLTGAGEPDPARLLQEAAYQAERADIAEELDRFRSHLQQFRDVLAAGGPAGKKLDFILQELNREANTILSKTDLIEISRLGIDLKADIEKLREQIQNIE
- a CDS encoding ABC transporter ATP-binding protein; this translates as MNELRKLMVYLKPYLPLLAVSLVLLALVSALEGLIMMLIEPIFNSVLAQHTALSGAAAKFQFLYDWFDLRGPDIYLKVALGILILTFLKCVCLYFADYATIYTGQKIIQHVRNDLFDHIVRQSTLFFARHSTGKLTSRIVNDVDKIQETVSRSLADFARQVLTMVAFVVLLFYIDPYLAGATLVVGPVVAGITSFLGRRIKGYGWHSQEHMAEMTNMLQETMSGHRVVQGFGMEAGESLRFRRMTDGLLRFNLKAGRIVSINPPLMELIGVLIFVPFLVYAHFRIQAGALTVGAFAVFLTSLVRLYDPVRRISRMHLGFQQTFASVDRIFEVLEEDERVAERSDAAELPPMRRDIVFDHVSFHYERPGDEPVPVLEAIDLRVPRGEVLAIVGSSGAGKSTLANLIPRFFDPTGGAIRIDGVDLRDVRLDSLRRQIAIVTQETFLFNDTVRNNLSYGSGDVSADRLEAAARAALAHDFIVKMPQGYDTIIGERGARLSGGERQRLAIARALLRDAPLLVLDEATSSLDSESESLVQQALANLMQNRTTFVIAHRLSTVRNAGRIIVLDRGRIVETGTHDELLALGAVYKKLHDIQFRNEA